Within Myceligenerans xiligouense, the genomic segment CGACCGCCGTCCTGCCGATGTCCCCCGAGCGGCCGACGAAGGTGTTCGAGCGTGGTCCCGGCGCCGCCGGCGACAGCGGCGACGCCGCCTCCCCGGGACGGGTCCGGGAGCCGTGGCACGCCCTCGTGTACGACCGCGAGCTCATGAACCTCCTGTCCGAGGTGCACGCCGACGGGTTCGACGGCGCCGCGTCCCAGGTCATCGCCGACCACGTGGCCCACCTCGGCGCCGACGTGGCCGAGGGGCACACCCCGGCGGAGATCAAGGACTGGATCTGGCAGGCGATGCGGTGGCGCGCGGCGACGCCGCCGGACGGTCACGCGGACACGCTGCGCGGCTGGCGGAGGTTCCGGAAGCCCGAGCCCGCGCCCGTCCGGGTGCAGGCGGCCGCGCGACCGCCGCAGGATCCCGCCCCGCCGTCGTACGCGCCCCGCCGGAGCTCGGTGAAGCATCTCGGGCCCGCGCCGCACACGAGTTCGGTGAAGCACCTGGGGCCGGCCCCGACCCCGCCGGCGCAGAACTCGCCCGCGCCGGCCACCTCCGCGCTGCCGAGGTCGAAGCCACCGTCGGTCCGGCCGCGCTCGGATCCCCGGGCCGCCTCGCCGGCACCCGCCGCCGGGACCGCCCGGCAGGACCTCGGGGCGACGCGCCCGATGCCGGCCGCGCGCCAACGGCCGGCGCGGCCCCAGGCACCGGCCGCCAAGCCGGCCCCCACACGCCCACCCGCACCTGCCCCCGCACGCGCGCCACGCCCGCGCCGGGCGTCCCGGTTCGCCGGCGCCGTGGTGCGCTGGGTGCCCCGGCTGCTGCTGGTGGTCGCGGCGGCCCTGACCCTCGGTGCGGTCGGGCCGACGCCGCTGGCGCCGTGGCTCGCCTATGTCACGGACCTGCCGGTCGACGTCGTCCGGCCCGCGGAGGGCCCGCTGGTCGCGGTGCTCGCGCTGCTCACGGCCGTGCTGCTGCGATCGGCGGGGCAGCGGATGCACGTGTGGTTCTACGTGCTCGGGACGCTGGTCGTGACGGGTGGCGCCGTGTACCTCACCACCTGACACGCGGGACGTCCACCCGCGGCACGGCGAAAATACCTGGCTCCCGTCCAGGGCCGGATGCCAGGGTGTGTCCCACGGTCCCCGCACGGGGACCGGCCAGCTTCCCGCCGGTACGACCGGCGGGTTCCCCGGAAGGAGGTGGCGTCGTGGACGAGGACCTGACGCCCGCCGCACACCCCTCGCACCTCGCGGGCACGGCTGCGGCAGACGCCACCCCACATCCGGAGCACCCGCCGGTCGGCTGATCCGCACGACCGCGCGCGCTGCTCCCGCTGCCGAGGAGCACCGTTGTCCCGTTTTCCCGCAACACCCGATTCCCCGTACCTGACCGGACGCCGCGAGCGCGCCGCGTCCACGGCGCCGTCCGCGCCTCCCACAGCCGAGCCCGGTCCCGGCCGGCGCTGGTCCACCTGGCGGTCCGTCGCGAAGGGGCAGCGCGGCCCGGAGCCCTACCCGGACTGGCTCGTCACCGCCGACGCCGCGCTCGACACCGAGCTCGGCGTCCTCAAGACCGGCAAGGAGGCGGACGCGTTCCTGATCGAGCGCGGCGTGCCTCCGCACGACGACGGGCACGACGACGGCCGGCCGGGCCCTTCCTGCCTGCTCGTCGCCAAGCGCTACCGCGGCCGCGAGCACACCACGTTCCACCGCGACGGCGACTACACCGAGGGCCGTCGCAGCCGCCGCACGCGGGACCAGCGCGCCGTCGAGGACCGCAAGTCCCGCTGGGGCCGGGCGGTGGCGGCCACGCAGTGGGCGGACGCCGAGTTCGTCGCCATGACGGCCGCCTGGGAGGCCGGCGCGCCGGTCCCCTACCCGGTGCAGATCGACGGGACCGAGATCCTCATGGAGTTCGTCGGTGACGTGGACCCGGACTCCGGCGAGATCGTGGCCGCGCCCCGGCTCACCCGCCGACGGCCCGGGCCCGAGCTGCTGGAGTCCTACTGGGAACAGCTCACGGTCGGCATGTCGGTGCTGGCCCGGCTCGGCTACGCGCACGGCGACCTGTCCCCGTACAACGTGCTGGCGCACGGTGAGCGGCTCGTGATCATCGACCTGCCGCAGGTGGTGGATCTCGCGTCGAACCCGTTCGCGTCCGAGATCCTGCTGCGCGACTGCCGCATCATGTGCGCCTGGTTCGCCTCGCGCGGCCTCGACCGGGACCCGGAGGCCCTCTTCGCGGACCTCCTGGCGCAGGCCTGGTGAACCGCGCAGGCCTGGTGAACCGCGCAGGCCTGGTGAACCGCTGATCCGGCGGGGTCAGCCGGTCGGCGAGCCGCTGGGCGACGGCGACGGGCCGTCGGTCGCCGTTCCCTTGTCGAACTGGTCCCCGAGATCGTCGGCCGGCCCGTCGTCCGCCGGGGGCGGGCTCGTCGTCGGATCGCTCGACGGGGAGCTCTCGGGGTCGCCGGACGGGTCGCCGCTCGGCGTGCCCGACGGGTCGCCGCTCGGATCGCCGCTCGGGTCGCCGCTCGGTTCGGTCGGCGGCACGTCGGTCGGCGCCTCGAACACGTCGTCGCCCGGCGCCTCGGACGGGTCGTCGCTCGGCTCCGGGGACGGTTCGCGGGCGAGCCCGCCCTCCGGTTCCTCGGGGGACTCGACCACCGGATCGGTGACCGTCGTGGTCCCCTCCGGCAGGTTCTCGGCGGGGACGCGGCGCACCTGCGTGATCACCGACGCGGCGTCCAGCACGGCGGCGCGCCGCGTCTCCAGCTCCTCGATGTACCGCTCGCGCCGCTCCCGGCCGGCGTCGTCGGGCAGCTCCTGCTCCACGACCCGGGTTGCCTCGTCGAGCGCGCCGCGCAGCCGCCGCAGCATGGCCGGGGTCGGCGCGGCCGACCGTTCGGCGGCCGTGTAGACCACCTCACCCGCCGCGATCGTCTGGGCCGACCGGTCGCGGGACTCGTCGACCAGCCGGTCGACGGAGCTCGGCGGCACGTGGCTCTCGCCGACGGCGACCTCCGCGGTGACGATCGCCGGGATGAGCACGGTCTCGCCGGTGGCCCCGGCCTCGTACCGGGGCTGGTCCTCGATCATCAGGGCCACGGCCCCGCCGGCGCACAGCATCGTGACCACGAGCCCGGCGGTCCCCGCCACGAAGGCGGACCGCCGCTCGTAGACCCAGTCGCCGACGCTCCGTGATTGCTTGCCCATCGCGCGCCACTCTAGCGACAATGGTTAAATATAAGCACCCCCTTATGGAAGGAGCAGTCATGTCCATCACCATCGACCCCGCCGCCACCGCAGGGCTCGTCACGCGAGAGGTCCGCGACGGCGAGCGCGACGGCACGCCCACGAAGGTCGCCGTCGCGCGCCGCACGTACGGCGCCGAGCGGCCCGACGTCTGGGACGCCGTCACCAGCCCCGAGCGCCTCCCCCGCTGGTTCGCGCCGGTCACCGGCGAGCTCCGGCCGGGCGGTCGCTTCCAGGTCGAGGGCAACGCCTCCGGCACGGTGGAACGCTGCGCGGAGCCCGAGTCCTTCGGCATCACCTGGGAGTTCGGCGGAGGGACGTCCTGGGTCACGGTCACCCTCACCGAGACGGGTGCGGACACGGTGCTCGAACTCACCCACGAGTCCACCGTCGACCCCGACTTCTGGACGCGGTTCGGCCCGGGAGCCGTGGGCGTCGGCTGGGACCTCGCCCTCATGGGGCTGGGCCTGCACCTCGCCACCGGCGAGTCGAGCGACCCGGCCGAGGCCGAGAAGTGGTCGGTCGGCCCGGAGGGCAAGGAGTTCGTCCGCGCGGCGGCCGACGACTGGGCACGCGCCGCGGTCGCGGCCGGCGACGACGAGAACACCGCGCGATCCGCCGCCGGGGCGGTGCTGGCCTTCTACACCACACCGCCGGAGGCCTGATGGCGGCATCCGCGGCCGAACGCCCCGACTCCGCCCGCGAGGGCGTCTTCGAGGCGCTCGGCGACCCGGTGCGGCGGCGCGTCCTGGAACTGCTCGCGGCCGGCGAGCAGCCCGCCGGCGCGCTGGTCGCCGCCCTGCAGACGCGCGTGCGCATCTCCCAGCCGGCCGTCTCGCAGCACCTCCGCGTGCTGCGAGACGCCGGGCTGGTCCGCGTCCGGGCCGAGGGCACGCGCCGCCTCTACACGGTGGACGACGACGGCACCGCCGCCGCCCGGGAGTGGCTCGCCCGCTTCGAGGACACGTTCACCCAGCCCCTCGACGCACTCGCCACGGAGCTCGCCCGGGGGAAGCGCGAACGGCGCCGGGCGACGTCATCGCCGGAAGGTACCGCCCGCGAGGCGGGCTGACGGGCGCGACGTAGACGCCGTCGGGCGCGACGCGCTTGGCACACTTTTTGTCACACCGCGCGGAGCGCCTGGTCCAGATCGGCCCACAGGTCCTCGACGTCCTCCAGGCCCACCGAGAGGCGGATCAGGTTCTCCGGGATGCCCGCGTCCGCGCGGGAGGCCGCATCCATGATGTGGTGGCTGATCGAGGCCGGGTGCTGGATCAGGCTGTCGACGCTGCCGAGGCTGACGGCCGGGGTGATCAGCCGCACCGCGCCGATCAGGGCGGGGGCGTCGCCCGTCACCTCGAACGCGACCATCGCGCCGCCGCCGGCCATCTGGTCCGCCGGACGGGACGCACCGTCCAGGCCGGGATAGTGGACACGCGACACGGCAGGGTGCCCCAGCAGGCGCCGCGCGAGTTCGGCCGCGCCCTCGGACTGCGCCCGCATCCGCACGGGCAGGGTCGCCAGCCCCCGGTGCAGCTGGTACCCGGCGAGCGGGTGCAGCACGCCGCCCGTGACGAACCGGACCTGGCGCAGCGCGCGGGCGAACTCCTCGGAGCAGGCGACCACGCCGCCCATCACGTCGCCGTGGCCCCCCAGGTACTTGGTGGCGCTGTGCAGCGTCATCGCCGCGCCGTGCGCGAGCGGCCGCTGCAGTGCGGGGGTCGCGAACGTGTTGTCCACGCACACCGGTACGGGGGCGCAGGCGTCGGCCAGCTCCTGGATGCCCGCCTCCGACAGCGTCGGGTTGGCCGGCGTCTCCACCACGACCAGGCCCGTGGCATCGGTGACGGCCGACGGCGCCTCCTTGGCCGACGCGAACGTGGTGGTGTTGCCCAGCAGCCCGGACTCCAGCAGATGGTCGCTCGTCCCGTACAGCGGACGCACCGCGACGACGTGCGGCCGGCCCGCCGCCACCCGCGCCAGCAGGACCGCCGACAGCGCCGCCATCCCGCTGGCGAACGCGACGGACGCCTCGGATCCCTCCAGCTCGGCCAGCGCCTGCTCGAACCGGCGCACCGTGGTGTTCGCCGCCCGGGCGTAGATCGGCGGGCCGCCGTCGTCCTTCCCCTCCGTGAAGGCGTCCAGGCGCGCCGCCTCCGCGGCCGCGTCCCGGGACGGGTACGTGGTGGACAGGTCCAGGGGCGGGGCGTGCAGCCCGAGGTCGGTGAGGTCGTCCTTGCCGGCGTGCACGGCGCGGGTGGCGACGGATCGGTACGCGGCAGACCCAGTGTGCGAATCCATGGCGTACTTCTCGCACACGATGCGAGGTTCCCGGCCGATCTCTGGTAGAGATTCGGCTCATGACCCGAGAAGTGCGCCTCGATTCGGTGGACCTGGCGATCCTGCGCGAGCTGCAGCACGACGGGCGCCTGGCGAACAAGGCGCTCGCGCAGCGGGTCGGCGTCGCGCCGTCGACCTGCCTCGCCCGGACCCAGCGGCTGCAGGACAGCGGCGTGATCCGCGGCTACCGGGCCGAGATCGACCCCGCCGCCGTCGGGCGCGGGCTGCAGGCCGTGCTCGCCGTCCGGCTCGCCTCGCACTCGCGGCCGCTCCTCGGGCCGTTCGTCGAGTGGGCGCGGCAGCTCCCGCAGACCCGGGCCGTGCATCACGTCACCGGGCCGGACGACTTCCTGGTCCACGTCGCGTGCACCGACACCGACGACCTCCAGCACCTCGTGCTCGAGCTGACCGCCCGCCGCGAGGTCGGGCGGGTCCAGACCGACCTGGTCTTCGCCTCCTGGCCGGGCGGCCCGGTCACGCCGGTCTGAACCGCACCACCGCGCAGCTCACCTCACGCCGCGCCGCTCACCTCACGCCGAGCCGCTGGGCGACGGCGACGGTGCCGGGCTCGACGGCGGGGGCGACGGTGCCGGAGCGGGTGACCGGGTGGGCGGGGGCGGGATGACCGGGTCGTCGTCCCCGTCGTCACCCGGGTCCCCGCCGTCGCCCGCCCCGCCCGAGCCACCGGAGCCACCGGAGTTCGAGCCACCGGAGTCGCCCGACCCGGTGGAGCCGCCCGCGTCCGAGCCGTCCGAGCCGTCCGAGCCGTCGGCGCTGACGGTGTCCCCGCCGGACGCTTCCCCGGCCGGCCCCACGGCGCCGTCCTCGGCCGGCACCACCGCGTCGTCGGGCGCGACGACCGCCGTCGTGGTGCCCGGCGGGAGCTCGGAGCCGGGGACCGTCCGCACGGCGGTGATCCGCGCCGCGGCGTCGAGGATCTTCGTGCGCAGCCCGTCCAGGGTCCGCAGCCGCTTCGTCTGCTGCTTCGCGGTCGCGTCGCGGGCGGGTTCCTCCTCCAGCGCCGCGGTGGCCTCGTCGAGTGCCGCGCGCAGCCGCTCGAGCGCACGGGGCGCCGCCGTCGGCCGGGCCGCCTCGTAGACCTGCTCGCCGGCCCGGACCGCCTCGGCGAGCCGAGCGGTCGACCGCTCCAGGCCGCCGGGCAGATCCTGCGGGTCCACGCCCTCCAGGTCGTCCACCGACATGATCATCGGGATCGGCAACGGACTGACGGCCGCCCCCGCCGCCGGCGCCGGGTCGCCGCCCCGGCCGGCCAGCGCCAGGCCGCCGCCGCAGACGAGAGCCGTCACGAGTGCGCTGACACCGGTGGCGATCACCGGCCGCCGCCGGCGCGCCTTCTTCTCCCCCTCAGGTGCGGAGGTCCGGATTTCCCTGTGTTCCCCTTGCTCCTCCATGCCGGGCACGATAAGCACGCCAGAAGGGTTCACGCCCGGCGGGTCGTGATATAGCGCACTGAATCACCCTCACGGTCACCGGAAGTCGCGCGACCTTCCCACCGCGGTCAGACTCAACGGCGCCAGGTGCTCGGCCAGGAGGTTCACCGCGCCGTCGGCCGACTCCACGCGCCCCCGCACCACCATCGCCGGCGCCGACCGCGCCACCTGCCGGAACCGCCGCCACAGCCCGGGCGTGCAGATCACGTTGAGCAGGCCGGTCTCGTCCTCGAGCGACAGGAACGTCACCCCGCCCGCGGTGCCGGGCCGCTGCCGGTGCGTCACCACGCCGCCGACGGCGACCCGCCGGCCCGGCTCCGTGGCCGTCACCTCCGCCACCGTGCGCACGCCCGCCGCGGTCAGGCCGTCGCGCACGTACTGCGTCGGGTAGGAGTCGGGCGTCACGCCCGTCGCCCACGCATCGGCCCGGACCACCTCCGTCTCGGCCATCTCCGGCAGCAGGGGCGCCTCCGTGCCCCCGCTCACCCCCGGCAGCGTGGCGGGCCCCTCCTGCCCCAGGGCGCCCGCCTCCCACAGCGCCTCGCGGCGCGTGAGGCCCAGCGACTCCAGCGCCCCCGCGGTCGCCAGCGCCTCGAGCTGGGCGGTGCTCAGGTCGACGCCCCGGACCAGGTCCCGCAGTCCGGCGAAGCCGCCCGCCCGTGCGGCGACGATCTTCTCGGCGAGCTCCTCCCCGATCCCCCGCACCTCGGCGAGCCCCATCCGCACCGCGAGCGCCCGGTCGCCGTCGTCCCCGGTCCGCTCCACGCACGCGAGCGCCCGGGAGGCGTTCACGTCCGGGCGCAGCACCCGCAGGCCGTGCCGTCGGGCGTCGGCGACCAGGGACTGCGGCGAGTAGAACCCCATGGGCTGGGCGGCGAGCAGTCCGGCGTAGAAGGCGGCGGGGTGGTGCACCTTGAGCCAGGCGCTGGCGTAGACGAGGTAGGCGAAGGAGTAGGCGTGCGACTCGGGGAACCCGAAGTCGGCGAACGCCTTGAGCTTCTCGTAGATCTCGTCGCGTACGGGCTCGGGGATGCCGCGTTCGGCCATTCCCGCGTACAGCCGTGCCCGGAGCGCCTCCATCCGTTCGAGGCTGCGCTTGGAGCCCATGGCGCGGCGGAGCCGGTCGGACTCGGCCGGGGTGAAGCCCGCGACGTCGATCGCCATCTGCATGAGCTGTTCCTGGAAGAGGGGCACGCCGAGGGTGCGGCGCAGCGAGTTCTCCAGCAGCGGGTGCGGGTACTGGATCTCGCGTTCCCCGCGTGCCCGGGCCTGCGCGCGCTCGATGTACGGGTGCACGGACCCGCCCTGGATGGGGCCGGGGCGGATGAGCGCCACCTCGACGACGATGTCGTAGAACGTCCTCGGCCGCAGTCGCGGGAGGGTGGCCATCTGGGCGCGGGACTCCACCTGGAACACGCCGACGGTGTCGGCCGCGCACAGCAGGTCGTAGACGCGTTCGTCCTCGGGCGGCAGGCCGTGCAGGGTGAGCCGCTCGCCGGTGTGCTCGGCGATCTGTTCGAACGCGTAGCGGATGGCGGTGAGCATCCCGAGCCCGAGCAGGTCGAACTTGACCAGGCCGGCGTCGGCGCAGTCCTCCTTGTCCCACTGCAGCACGGTGCGCCCGTCCATCCGGGCCCATTCCACGGGGCACACCTCGATGACGGGCCGGTCGCACATGACCATGCCGCCGGAGTGGATGCCCAGGTGCCGTGGCAGGCGGAGCATGCGGTCGGCCAGGTCGATCACGTCGGACGGGATCCGGCCCTCCTCGGCGGCCGAGGGCGGGGCGTGGCGGGGCACGACGTCGTGCGTGTCGTCGGTGCGGGTCCGGCCGCCCGGGGCCGGGGCCGGGTCGGCCTCCGGTTTCAGGCCGCCCCATCGTTCGATGCTCCGGGACCAGGCGTCCGCCTGCCCGGCGTCGTACCCGAGCGCGCGGGACGCGTCCCGGACCGCGGACCGGGGCCGGTAGGTGATGACGTTCGCGACCTGGGCGGCGTGCGTGCGGCCGAACCGCTCGTACACGTACTGGATGACCTCCTCGCGGCGCACCGACTCGATGTCCAGGTCGATGTCCGGCGGGCCGTCGCGCTCCGGGGCGAGGAACCGCTCGAACAGCAGGCCGTGCCGCACGGCGTCGACGGCGGTGATGCCCAGCGCGTAGCAGACCGCGGAGTTCGCGGCGCTCCCCCGCCCCTGGCACAGGATGCCGCGGCGGCGGCAGAAGTCCACCAGGTCGTGGACCACCAGGAAGTAGCCGGGGAAGTTCAGCTCGGTGATGATCCGCAGCTCGTGGTCGATCTTCTCCCAGGCGCGCGCGGCGAGGGTGCCCGACGGCGTCGGGGGCCGCTTCCCGTAGCGTTCCTCAGCCCCGCGGTAGGTGAGCTCGCGCAGCCAGCTCGCCTCGTCGTGCCCGTCGGGGACGGGGTGGGGCGGCAGGTCCGGGGCGATGAGGTCCAGGTCGAAGGCGCACTCGGCGCCCAGGCGGGCGGCGTTCGCGACGGCCTCGGGGTGGCGGGCGTGCAGGCGTGCCATCTCGGCGCCCGAGCGCAGGTGGGTCACGGGCGCGCCCGGCAGGAAGCCGTCCATGTCGTCGAGGGAGGAGCGGGCCCGCACGGCCGCGAGCGCCCCGGCGAGGTCGGCGTCGGCCGGGCGGGCGTAGTGCGCGGCGGTGGTCGCGACCAGGGGCAGTCCGGCCTCGGCGGCGAGCAGCGCGAGCGCCTCGTGCAGGCCGGCGTCGCGCGGGTCGCCGGTGGCGGTGATCTCGACGGCGACGCCCGCCGGGCCGAACGTGTCGGTGAGCGCGTCGAGCTCACGGCGGGCGGCGTCCAGGCGGTCGGCACGGGTGCCGGGCCCGGTGAGGGCGCGGCGGACCGCTCCCTTGCGGCATCCGGTGAGCACGAGCCATTCGCCGCGCGCCCGCTCCCCGAGGCCGCCGAGCGTGTAGTGCGCGGCGCCCTTGGTGCCCGCGTCCAGGTGCGCGGTGCCGATGGCGGACGACAGGCTGCGGTAGCCGTCGGCTCCGCGGGCCAGGACGAGCAGGTGCGTGGCCCGCGGGTCGGGGACGCCGGTGGGCAGGTCGAGCACCGGGCCGGTGGGCCCGGGGGCGGGCAGGTGCAGCTCGGCGCCGAACACGGTCGGGAGCCCGACGTGCTTGGCGGCCTCGGAGAACCGCACCACGCCGTACAGGCCGTCGTGGTCGGTGATGGCGAGTGCCCGGAGGCCGAGCCGTGCGCCTTCGGCGGCGAGCACCTCGGGCGGGGAGGCGCCGTCGAGGAAGCTGTAGGCGGAGTGCGCGTGCAGCTCGGCGTACTCAGTCATAGCGTGCCTCGAGCCGCCAGGTGCCGTCGGTCTGGGCGAGGAGGAGCCCGGCGCCGTCGTCGGTCACGAGCTGCAGGTAGACGCGGCGGGCGCCGCCGTCGGGCCGCCACCACCGTTCGGCGACGGGCCACGGTCCGGCCCAGTCGGTGACGCGCGCGGTGCCGTGCTCGCTCCGCACGAGCGCGGGCTCGCCGCTCATGGCGAGGCGCACGTCGACGACGACGTCGGCCCCGGCCGCGTCCAGCACCCGGGCGGGGACGGGCTCGGTGAGCACGACGGCGGGCGCGGGGTCCGGGAGTGCGCCCGGCCACGGCTGGTCCGGGTCCCGTTCGGTCGGGACGTCCTCGCCGAACGGCACGAACTGGATCCGGGAGCGGGGGTCGCGGCCGCCCTGCCGGCGCGGGGCGAGCACGCTCAGGGAGCCGCGCAGCGCCTGGACGCGCTCGGCGGCGCGGAGCGCGCGCAGCCCTTCCCCGGCGGACGCCCCCCAGAGGGCGGGCTGGGTGGCGCCGGCGGGGGCGACCTCGTCGGCGGTGAGGGTGATCCGGGTGATCGGCGCGGGCTCCGGTACCCCGTGGGTCAGCCAGCCCGTGAGCTGCCAGCGCACGCGGTCGGTGAGGCGGGCGGCGGACATGCCCGTGGCGTCGTCGGTGCGCCAGACCCGCTCGCAGGTGCGCGACTCGCCGGTGACGGGGTCGGCGGCGTCGGCGGTGACGACGACGCGGCCGCAGGCCACTCCCCGGGCGACCAGTTGTGCGTGCAGGTCCTCGGCGACGCGGCGGGCGGCGAACGCGGCGATGTCGGCCCGTGCCGCGGGCGGGTCGAGCTCGGTGGTCGCGGTGATGCCGGCCTCGGGCCGGCGGTGGGCCGGCGGGCGCACGTCCTCGGCGCGCGCCAGGCGGCGGGCCCAGGTGCCGAGCGGCCCGAAGCGGGCGCGCACGCTTCCGGCGGGCAGCGCGGCCACGTCGCCGAGGGTGCGCAGGCCGAGGCGCTCCCACAGGTCGAGGAGGCCGGCCAGCGCGGAGTCGTCCGGGCGGGCGTGCCGCAGGTCGGCGGCCGGGCGGGGGGAGAGCCAGGCGGCCGATCCCCCGCGTGGCACGACGGCCTCGTCGCGGGCGGCGAGCACGGCGGCGAGGAAGCCGTCGGCGACACCGACCCGGCACTCGTGGCCCGTGCCGGTGGCGACCGCCTCGGTGAGCTCGCGCGCCAGGTCGTGCTCGGAGCGGTGGTAGCGGGCGGCGCCGTCGGACCCGAGGAGCAGCAGCCCCGGCCGGACCACCTCGATCCCGGCCACGACGGTCTCGGCCGCGGCCGCGACGGGTTCGAACCCGACGGCGTCGCGGGCGTCGTCGGCGGCCAGGAGCACCAGGC encodes:
- a CDS encoding serine/threonine-protein kinase — its product is MRRIPASGERVGGYTLGESLGHGGFAHVYRADAADGTEVAVKILTGLPEDARDRFEQEAQLLERLDGRGFPRFVESDMDAAQPWFAMELVPGSTLLDRVRAEGPLSGKDALRLAEQVVDALLVLQDARCLHRDLKPANIMVDGERAVLIDLGIAKVFDAATSTQPAGTVSYMAPELFGRRVHPRSDVYSLGLLLVFATTGALPPDLNFLGRDLSAEDLVEAAPGSEPPEIDRHLLPLILAMTRYQPAHRPPLANIAGVVRARLKGADADPTLLVTERLVADGVTAAERAVLPATAVLPMSPERPTKVFERGPGAAGDSGDAASPGRVREPWHALVYDRELMNLLSEVHADGFDGAASQVIADHVAHLGADVAEGHTPAEIKDWIWQAMRWRAATPPDGHADTLRGWRRFRKPEPAPVRVQAAARPPQDPAPPSYAPRRSSVKHLGPAPHTSSVKHLGPAPTPPAQNSPAPATSALPRSKPPSVRPRSDPRAASPAPAAGTARQDLGATRPMPAARQRPARPQAPAAKPAPTRPPAPAPARAPRPRRASRFAGAVVRWVPRLLLVVAAALTLGAVGPTPLAPWLAYVTDLPVDVVRPAEGPLVAVLALLTAVLLRSAGQRMHVWFYVLGTLVVTGGAVYLTT
- a CDS encoding serine protein kinase RIO, translating into MSRFPATPDSPYLTGRRERAASTAPSAPPTAEPGPGRRWSTWRSVAKGQRGPEPYPDWLVTADAALDTELGVLKTGKEADAFLIERGVPPHDDGHDDGRPGPSCLLVAKRYRGREHTTFHRDGDYTEGRRSRRTRDQRAVEDRKSRWGRAVAATQWADAEFVAMTAAWEAGAPVPYPVQIDGTEILMEFVGDVDPDSGEIVAAPRLTRRRPGPELLESYWEQLTVGMSVLARLGYAHGDLSPYNVLAHGERLVIIDLPQVVDLASNPFASEILLRDCRIMCAWFASRGLDRDPEALFADLLAQAW
- a CDS encoding SRPBCC family protein — its product is MSITIDPAATAGLVTREVRDGERDGTPTKVAVARRTYGAERPDVWDAVTSPERLPRWFAPVTGELRPGGRFQVEGNASGTVERCAEPESFGITWEFGGGTSWVTVTLTETGADTVLELTHESTVDPDFWTRFGPGAVGVGWDLALMGLGLHLATGESSDPAEAEKWSVGPEGKEFVRAAADDWARAAVAAGDDENTARSAAGAVLAFYTTPPEA
- a CDS encoding ArsR/SmtB family transcription factor — protein: MAASAAERPDSAREGVFEALGDPVRRRVLELLAAGEQPAGALVAALQTRVRISQPAVSQHLRVLRDAGLVRVRAEGTRRLYTVDDDGTAAAREWLARFEDTFTQPLDALATELARGKRERRRATSSPEGTAREAG
- a CDS encoding trans-sulfuration enzyme family protein produces the protein MDSHTGSAAYRSVATRAVHAGKDDLTDLGLHAPPLDLSTTYPSRDAAAEAARLDAFTEGKDDGGPPIYARAANTTVRRFEQALAELEGSEASVAFASGMAALSAVLLARVAAGRPHVVAVRPLYGTSDHLLESGLLGNTTTFASAKEAPSAVTDATGLVVVETPANPTLSEAGIQELADACAPVPVCVDNTFATPALQRPLAHGAAMTLHSATKYLGGHGDVMGGVVACSEEFARALRQVRFVTGGVLHPLAGYQLHRGLATLPVRMRAQSEGAAELARRLLGHPAVSRVHYPGLDGASRPADQMAGGGAMVAFEVTGDAPALIGAVRLITPAVSLGSVDSLIQHPASISHHIMDAASRADAGIPENLIRLSVGLEDVEDLWADLDQALRAV
- a CDS encoding Lrp/AsnC family transcriptional regulator; protein product: MTREVRLDSVDLAILRELQHDGRLANKALAQRVGVAPSTCLARTQRLQDSGVIRGYRAEIDPAAVGRGLQAVLAVRLASHSRPLLGPFVEWARQLPQTRAVHHVTGPDDFLVHVACTDTDDLQHLVLELTARREVGRVQTDLVFASWPGGPVTPV
- a CDS encoding error-prone DNA polymerase, translated to MTEYAELHAHSAYSFLDGASPPEVLAAEGARLGLRALAITDHDGLYGVVRFSEAAKHVGLPTVFGAELHLPAPGPTGPVLDLPTGVPDPRATHLLVLARGADGYRSLSSAIGTAHLDAGTKGAAHYTLGGLGERARGEWLVLTGCRKGAVRRALTGPGTRADRLDAARRELDALTDTFGPAGVAVEITATGDPRDAGLHEALALLAAEAGLPLVATTAAHYARPADADLAGALAAVRARSSLDDMDGFLPGAPVTHLRSGAEMARLHARHPEAVANAARLGAECAFDLDLIAPDLPPHPVPDGHDEASWLRELTYRGAEERYGKRPPTPSGTLAARAWEKIDHELRIITELNFPGYFLVVHDLVDFCRRRGILCQGRGSAANSAVCYALGITAVDAVRHGLLFERFLAPERDGPPDIDLDIESVRREEVIQYVYERFGRTHAAQVANVITYRPRSAVRDASRALGYDAGQADAWSRSIERWGGLKPEADPAPAPGGRTRTDDTHDVVPRHAPPSAAEEGRIPSDVIDLADRMLRLPRHLGIHSGGMVMCDRPVIEVCPVEWARMDGRTVLQWDKEDCADAGLVKFDLLGLGMLTAIRYAFEQIAEHTGERLTLHGLPPEDERVYDLLCAADTVGVFQVESRAQMATLPRLRPRTFYDIVVEVALIRPGPIQGGSVHPYIERAQARARGEREIQYPHPLLENSLRRTLGVPLFQEQLMQMAIDVAGFTPAESDRLRRAMGSKRSLERMEALRARLYAGMAERGIPEPVRDEIYEKLKAFADFGFPESHAYSFAYLVYASAWLKVHHPAAFYAGLLAAQPMGFYSPQSLVADARRHGLRVLRPDVNASRALACVERTGDDGDRALAVRMGLAEVRGIGEELAEKIVAARAGGFAGLRDLVRGVDLSTAQLEALATAGALESLGLTRREALWEAGALGQEGPATLPGVSGGTEAPLLPEMAETEVVRADAWATGVTPDSYPTQYVRDGLTAAGVRTVAEVTATEPGRRVAVGGVVTHRQRPGTAGGVTFLSLEDETGLLNVICTPGLWRRFRQVARSAPAMVVRGRVESADGAVNLLAEHLAPLSLTAVGRSRDFR
- a CDS encoding DNA polymerase Y family protein codes for the protein MSTRTAVVWVPDWPVVAATAASGTGAHLPAAVLGAGQRVAAVSAPARAAGVRRGMRRRTAQQHCAGLVLLAADDARDAVGFEPVAAAAETVVAGIEVVRPGLLLLGSDGAARYHRSEHDLARELTEAVATGTGHECRVGVADGFLAAVLAARDEAVVPRGGSAAWLSPRPAADLRHARPDDSALAGLLDLWERLGLRTLGDVAALPAGSVRARFGPLGTWARRLARAEDVRPPAHRRPEAGITATTELDPPAARADIAAFAARRVAEDLHAQLVARGVACGRVVVTADAADPVTGESRTCERVWRTDDATGMSAARLTDRVRWQLTGWLTHGVPEPAPITRITLTADEVAPAGATQPALWGASAGEGLRALRAAERVQALRGSLSVLAPRRQGGRDPRSRIQFVPFGEDVPTERDPDQPWPGALPDPAPAVVLTEPVPARVLDAAGADVVVDVRLAMSGEPALVRSEHGTARVTDWAGPWPVAERWWRPDGGARRVYLQLVTDDGAGLLLAQTDGTWRLEARYD